The DNA window gctttattattttttttacactatcaaaaaagaatgttttgtcACAAATGAATGGACAAAAAGATATGTCACTGACATGTTTACAATTAGGAAATATCTAAAACCCATTTACAATtggctaaaaaaataaaggtaattagaatgatatttattttaaaggaaaaagctAATCTGGTTATAGTTGAGAGTCTAATGGTCATACTTTCAGATTTATGAGTGGGGGAGTTAAATGATTAAAACATTGTATGTCCTTTTCATTTAAGAGTGTGAGAAAAAAGTGTAATTACATGTGGATATGTTATATTTTAGCAAAAATTGTGAAGTCATGCCCCACTCACAGCAATAAAAtgcaccaaaacaaacaaaacgtaAACCAGATAGACCCTCACCTGACACAAACTTTATAGTCTCTTCTCAGGGGTCTCCACCATGTTTCTTGTTAATGTTAACAATCCTACAAGTGTAAAAATATCAGATTCAAAGTATCTTTTTCATTGAGTATGAAAGCTGCTATTTATGTGATCTTAGAAAACTCCAAGGAATCTGTAAAACTCATTCATAATTTaatcaaatgtctttttttttttaaaaccccttGGTATAAAAATTTACAGATGAATTTCATATTCCATCACAGTTACATGGTCCAGTGCATTTCAGAGTATTTGGACATTACCAAAGCTGTCCTTTTCCAatgcaaacatttaagaaaattttaagcacTTCTCAAACAAGTGACATGATGTGGAACTACTTACACTTTTGGCTCTTACTTCTTTTAagtataaatgtaattattaacCACAGCAAAACTGTTTGACTATTTTATGGTATCTATCAATAAGAAGTTCTCTGTTAGACAGAAGGAGCTACAGTGTATGCTGAAGCTATTTCCCAAGAGCTAGTTTAGTAGACAGAACTTTGGgctcatcttatttttccttcctttttgtttttgttttttggtaacaTACGCACATCCTATACTATCATCTTATCATCACTGGATTAAGTAAGATCAGCTGGGAAGTAGCTACATATTTTTAGCGAGATCACTGATGGCAATGGACCTCTTAGATCATGCTGGTGCTTATGGTTAAATCACATCTAATGTGAAATTTCGAATTACATCCAGAGCTCCGGTATCAAAGCCACACATATCCAACATGCCTCTATCATCTGGGTCTGCAATGGTAAAACCATTTGATGTCATTCCACAAACAATCAATTTAGCTGGAATGTCCATTTTCTGTAGGAAGatcaaaatacatattaaaaaattgtatgCAAGCAAAAGCAAACAACCTCCAAAGTTGAAACACTTCAAATTCTATCTAGCTTTTCATTACAaagtcaatcttttttttttttctccagaaaatcTGTTCATCTTTCAGTCAGACTCTGtgatttcagaaaaacaaaaaataaaattgtgtgaaCAATCTGCCTGAAATTCCTGCTTCTGTTCTGTGGGCCAGAGTACATTCCTGAGCAGCCTAGAGACTTTCTACTTATGAAACCTGTCAGGATTACTTGGGGGCATCAGATATTTTTACCAACATATCAAACAGTGGGGCCAGTGTGTGTGGGTATATGTAAAGAGGTATTTCCTGATGATTAACAATGTTAGATCtatgattttattatatatataacatacacatgTCACATGTAAGACCCTGTTCTCTAATAGCTATAACTTAAGGTTAAAATAATTGATTTCTGGAGAAAACCCAACAATCACTGAGTATGCACTATGTCAGAAACTGTAATTAGCTCTTTAAGTAATTTATCTAATTGTTATAACAACTCTAAAAGGTAAGTAgtactactttttttaaaagtttatttattttgtggggggaggggtagagacagatggagagagagaatcccaagaaggcttcacgctgtcagcactgagcctgacgcggagctcgaacccacaactatgagatcatgacctgagatgtagtcaagagtcagatgcttaaccgactgggccacccaggcactctggtgAGTAGTACTATTAACTACTAAGACCTATACTATAGTAGTAATATACTACTATGACATACAtcagttaaataatttgcttagATCCACAATGGGTAAAAGAGACTCAAAACTCAGGCTGCCTTGACTCCAAATTCTCTTCTCTCACTTGTTCTCATACTTATTCATCAGAATCCCTAGGAGAGTTTTGTTAAAACACAGTCTGACTctccagtttctgattcagcaggtctccTATAGGGtccaggaatttgcatttctaacaagatccCGGGCCAAGCTGCTGGTAGGAAAAACACCTTTTGAGAACCGGAGCTCTTCagcaatttgtttctttttccagtcACATTAGCCATaattcaagtgctcaacagccacatgtgactagtagCTACCACAATGGATACTGGAGATAACATTTCCATGATTTCAGAGAGCTCAGTTGGAGAGCACTGATTAGAACAAAGAAGTAGccataaaacttaaaacagaGATTATAgctttgctttaattttatgtCGTCCTTTAACAAAACTCACAAATGATACTTTATTTTGATTGTTACCAAAAGCAGTTTAAAGAGGATGTTTttagtaatgtatagaattggaACTAGTTGAAATAAACCATGTATGTATAgccaatactttttatttcaagtGCTGCTGCATTCAGAACTGGTGTGTATTCCTGTACAAAGCTATAGACTTATCTTCGATATCAGTTTTTGGAAAAACAGTGAATATTTGAGAACTGTGTCTTATTTTGGGATGAAAGAATACTTAAAATGTTACCTTTCGATACTCCCTCAGAGCAACAGCAGGATGGACACTTCCAGCAAAGGTCTCATTATCAGTGAAGACAATGAAGACATCAGCAGCTGTGTTTGTCATTTGAGCCCAGATCATCGGAAGAGAGCAATCAGTTCCACCTGCTGGGATctaatgcaaaacaaaaacatggattAGAATAAAAGTGCCCTAGTTTCCATACTGAGATgtctgaaataattaaatatttaaaaatactattttttacaTTATCACTTTACCTAGAGCCAATACACAGACCTTCTCgaagtgtgtatttttattttgtgctcaTGAGAAATTGAGATGAAACAATTTGTTCTCGTGAATTTACTAGTATCAGTCATGACACCAATATAAGATTATTATATAACACATGTTAAGTAAACTTAATCAAACTGTTCTTTACCTGATTCATAGCCATTAAAACCTGTTGTAATGTCATATCTGTAGTCACTGGACAAGGTACCATTTCATCTGAAAAAGCAACTACATAAGAATCTTTTTCTGTTCGTGTGACAACCTGAAAAATTCAAAGGTGGTAAGTTTTAGCAGATTAGGGTAAAACAAATACAGTATcttgaatttcttaaaattcatcTTTGAAAGCTTTATAAATATACCTATATTACCATATGCATACAGTATactcaaaactttatttttaattatatttagatATGAAGtatttaactgaaataaaaatgtgccaaataaaatgaaatgacagaaacaaatgaaaatataatcctTGATCATTATCTACCTTCATAGTTTTGTcccacattaaacattttttagggTGGCAAAAATCCTGAAATGGCCTTAGGGGTTCTCACCATACACATTGCTGCTGCAACTGTGCTAGCGTTGAGCACACTGCCCAAAACTCTTTGGTTCATCGATGCACTGACGTCGACAGCCAGCAAGAAACGCTTTCCAGTAGGCTCCACTgtctaaagaaaaccaaaacaaataatcatgaaaaacaaccatagaaattaaaattaaatttctaaaactCGCATTTACTTATCTTTCACTCAGACTTCTAAGATAACAGGTCTTATTTTTGATGTACCAATTGACAAGTGTTTGAAAAtgtctggccttttttttttttctttctttatttttgagagagagcaagagggagacagaatccggagcaggctgcaggttctgagctgtcagcacagagcctattgtggggctcgaactcacaaactgtgagatcatgacctgagctgagatcaagagtcagatgcttaaccgactgagccacccagatgcccctagttgCTACTATTTTGCTGAATggccagaatattttaaaactaaaaattttaacttatggCTTTAATGTAGGATTTtcagtcctaaaaaaaaaaatcacttcccaTAAAGATAGAAGAGATGCCCTACTGATTAACAGAATGACAGAGGACCAAGTCAAAGGACTCTACaggaataaaaaaatttaaatttggtaTTTCAAAACTTATCAAAATGATAAGATAATTGGGTATCATCCAAAGGTGAGGAGAAATTCTTAAGTTTACAATGTTAACTATATATCCACATTTACATGAACTATGGAAAAACACATGAATATCTAATCAAAAATGGTTAAACTATAAgtatcatctttaaaatgtgtttttataaaatatatgaagttcGAATTGGGTCATTTGTTATGAAATGAAAAGTCAAACCATTaccttaaatgttttataaaaagcaGTATCCAGAGCTTTCAAAATTTCTTCATCAGGGAGCCACTTCAGTTTTCCTCTGAGCCCATGACCTGTTTTATAAGTTTCTGATGCAATTAAAACATGAAATGGATGTATGCGAGCCTAGAAAcaagacagagacaaaaagaaaatcaaaaatcaaatgaaaaatactCATTATGTCTTTAGGTTTTGTTATTGTAGCTAATAAATaagtttcataaagaaaaaatgaggacATATTAATCTTAGATTTCAAAGTCAAAGTGAAATTTGGTATGACAAGTCTCAGAACACCTAAAACTCTACTGACTACAGTTCCAAAACTTAGGTGCTGACTTTTTCAATTAGTAGTAGCTAACAAAGGCAATACTTACcttttttaacagcttttcaTTACACAGTTTTTCACATACTAAAGATACTTCTGAATTTCCTGGTTCAAGCACTGAATTAGCAGTCATCTTTCCTAGATTCCTTAGTAATGCAGTAAGAGGCATTTCTTGTAACAAAGCCTTCCATACCTATTGCAGTAACATAGATTGAAATGTAAGGAATTGAGAGGAAATGAATCAATATGTTAACTGTataatattaagaatatattCTTTAAGGTTTTCTTATGGGGTTcaaagtatttctaaaataaaaatttgtgtgCATTGGTCAAAGACTTATCAAATTAACTTGCTCTTCACTAGAGTAAGAAAGTGAAGTCTATTTTACGAAGGAATCACatagaagaattttatttatttttaattaacaaggCAAATTAACCAGCCTTTCTGAAGCAGAAATAACACTTAACTGAATGCAAACTCCATCTGGACATTGTattaagtgttttaaataaatattaacctcaagatatattttagatttttgttaaaaagaacCGAATGTATAGTTATCCATATAAATCACATGTCATAAATTACTTTTATACATAGCATGAATTTTAATACCTGATACGTATCAAATTACTCATGCTTAATCACATGCATACTATAAGCCACTTACCTCTTTAGACTTTAAATGATTTGTTAGAAGATGTTCCCTAACTAATCTATGCTCTTCTATTAGATGAATGACTTCCAGTTCATCTTTTGTGCGTTTCACTTTCTCTACAGCCTCCAGatactttaataatttttcagtCTCCACAGAAAGTGCTTTTTCTTTATACAATTCATGGACTTCTTTCCAGCCCTTTGTAATATATTTGGTTACAATAGCAAgtcctttaagaaaataaagaagtcaaaCAGCATGAGAATATGGTATGGGATATACATAACTAGACACAGAGGAGCTTAACCTTTTAAGCTGTGAGGCTGCTTTCTGTGACATAACAAACACATTCAAGCCAATGGAGTCAAATGATTTTGCTTATCcatcataattgttttaaaagaagctCTGGAGAAAAGTCTCTTATACCATTAGTCATTTTAcgataaacctttttttttttctttttgagacaccAGCATTAGAAACTTGGGTAGACAATACCTATCTCAGGTTCACAATCTCAGAAAATTCACAAAAGTACAGATCTGTCTCAGTTAATCTCCTTTCACTTGTCCCTTTCTGCtgctaaataaataagcatttataaataGCAGAGGTAAGTGGAAGTGGACAGTTAGGTaggtaatttgtaattttttaaagataaagtattacagtccaaattaaaaaaaggaaaacaatgtgttcatttcttctataaattcttaaaaaaaattttttttaatgtttatttttgagagagagtgacagcgTGAGttgtggagaggcagagagagagggagacacagaattggaagcaggctccaggctctgagctgtcagcacagagcccgacgcagggctcgaacccacgagttgtgagatcgtgacctgagccaatgcttaactgactgagccacccaggcgccccatcttctataatttctttttttttcaaattttattttgtttccattttctgatttttataatttttttttttaacgtttatttatttttgagacagagagagacagagcatgaacggggaaggggcagagagagagggagacacggaatcggaagcaggctccaggatctgagccatcagcccagagcccgacgcggggctcgaactcacggaccacgagatcgtgacctgagctgaagtcggacgcttaaccgactgagccacccaggcgcccctataatttcttttaatagttGAAAGAGTTCTTGATTGCGGGGCTGAGGAAATTTGGGTTCTAGCCTACATTCTGCCAATAGATGGCTGTGTGATCATTCCAGGCCTTAGGTTTTACTTCTGTAAAATGTGGAAGGGGAGATTTGAATTATCACACTCAAAAAGGTCTATGGGGTAAATGttggtaaaataaacaaatggaacagGTTATATAATAAAGAGTGGTTAAGACTATGGGActagaggggtgtctgggtggctcggtcagttaagcatccaactgctggtttccactcaggtcatgatctcatggtttgtgagttcgagtcccacatggactgatagcacggagcctgcttgggattctctctctccctctctctctacccctcccctgctcacgcatgctctcgctctttctcaaaattaatacataaacttaaaaaaagaaaaaagactgtggGACTAGTGAGTATGCCCTACAAATGTTTTAGTGAAGTTTTGGCTTAGTGCTGCCAAAAAGGGTGTTTTCAAAAGTATCCAGGATAGGTATTTTTATGtatcttctgattttttaaaagtgatattagcaaagaattcattttttttctaaaatattgtgCAGGCCAAGTAAAATCCATCTCTAAGGCAGATTGAGCTTATGTGTTGTCCCTAGTCTCTAATTTAAATAATGTGATCAAAAGTCAACATTAGTATGTAGAAACTTGTAAAGTACTGTGACTTGTTACCTTCCAGATTTTAGTACAAAATCTTATATTGCCTTAAATTACTAAATGTTTCATATGTAAGCATGTCTTCTATTTTGTCTTTccaactaaaataaaactttcttaaaGGCAGTCTTATTTTTATCATACCCAAATTCTATGGTGGCCACACAGTTAAGTACACAATAAATACctgattaattaaatattttgacttgttttatctgttttaaatacacatttcggtcaaaatattaaaattttacttatttggggggtgactgggtggctcagttggttaagtgtccgactcttggttttgggtcg is part of the Felis catus isolate Fca126 chromosome F1, F.catus_Fca126_mat1.0, whole genome shotgun sequence genome and encodes:
- the RO60 gene encoding 60 kDa SS-A/Ro ribonucleoprotein isoform X1, which translates into the protein MACFLKDRRMEESVNQMQPLNEKQITNSEDGYVWQVTDMNRLHRFLCFGSEGGTYYIKEQKLGLENAEALIRLIEDGRGCEVIQEIKSFSQEGRTAKQEPMLFALAICSQCSDISTKQAAFKAVSEVCRIPTHLFTFIQFKKDLKESMKCGMWGRALRKAIADWYNEKGGMALALAVTKYKQRNGWSHKDLLRLSHLKPSNEGLAIVTKYITKGWKEVHELYKEKALSVETEKLLKYLEAVEKVKRTKDELEVIHLIEEHRLVREHLLTNHLKSKEVWKALLQEMPLTALLRNLGKMTANSVLEPGNSEVSLVCEKLCNEKLLKKARIHPFHVLIASETYKTGHGLRGKLKWLPDEEILKALDTAFYKTFKTVEPTGKRFLLAVDVSASMNQRVLGSVLNASTVAAAMCMVVTRTEKDSYVVAFSDEMVPCPVTTDMTLQQVLMAMNQIPAGGTDCSLPMIWAQMTNTAADVFIVFTDNETFAGSVHPAVALREYRKKMDIPAKLIVCGMTSNGFTIADPDDRGMLDMCGFDTGALDVIRNFTLDVI
- the RO60 gene encoding 60 kDa SS-A/Ro ribonucleoprotein isoform X3, whose translation is MEESVNQMQPLNEKQITNSEDGYVWQVTDMNRLHRFLCFGSEGGTYYIKEQKLGLENAEALIRLIEDGRGCEVIQEIKSFSQEGRTAKQEPMLFALAICSQCSDISTKQAAFKAVSEVCRIPTHLFTFIQFKKDLKESMKCGMWGRALRKAIADWYNEKGGMALALAVTKYKQRNGWSHKDLLRLSHLKPSNEGLAIVTKYITKGWKEVHELYKEKALSVETEKLLKYLEAVEKVKRTKDELEVIHLIEEHRLVREHLLTNHLKSKEVWKALLQEMPLTALLRNLGKMTANSVLEPGNSEVSLVCEKLCNEKLLKKARIHPFHVLIASETYKTGHGLRGKLKWLPDEEILKALDTAFYKTFKTVEPTGKRFLLAVDVSASMNQRVLGSVLNASTVAAAMCMVVTRTEKDSYVVAFSDEMVPCPVTTDMTLQQVLMAMNQIPAGGTDCSLPMIWAQMTNTAADVFIVFTDNETFAGSVHPAVALREYRKKMDIPAKLIVCGMTSNGFTIADPDDRGMLDMCGFDTGALDVIRNFTLDVI
- the RO60 gene encoding 60 kDa SS-A/Ro ribonucleoprotein isoform X4, yielding MLIVSEQSARGHGLAIVTKYITKGWKEVHELYKEKALSVETEKLLKYLEAVEKVKRTKDELEVIHLIEEHRLVREHLLTNHLKSKEVWKALLQEMPLTALLRNLGKMTANSVLEPGNSEVSLVCEKLCNEKLLKKARIHPFHVLIASETYKTGHGLRGKLKWLPDEEILKALDTAFYKTFKTVEPTGKRFLLAVDVSASMNQRVLGSVLNASTVAAAMCMVVTRTEKDSYVVAFSDEMVPCPVTTDMTLQQVLMAMNQIPAGGTDCSLPMIWAQMTNTAADVFIVFTDNETFAGSVHPAVALREYRKKMDIPAKLIVCGMTSNGFTIADPDDRGMLDMCGFDTGALDVIRNFTLDVI
- the RO60 gene encoding 60 kDa SS-A/Ro ribonucleoprotein isoform X2 gives rise to the protein MACFLKDRRMEESVNQMQPLNEKQITNSEDGYVWQVTDMNRLHRFLCFGSEGGTYYIKEQKLGLENAEALIRLIEDGRGCEVIQEIKSFSQEGRTAKQEPMLFALAICSQCSDISTKQAAFKAVSEVCRIPTHLFTFIQFKKDLKESMKCGMWGRALRKAIADWYNEKGGMALALAVTKYKQRNGWSHKDLLRLSHLKPSNEGLAIVTKYITKGWKEVHELYKEKALSVETEKLLKYLEAVEKVKRTKDELEVIHLIEEHRLVREHLLTNHLKSKEVWKALLQEMPLTALLRNLGKMTANSVLEPGNSEVSLVCEKLCNEKLLKKARIHPFHVLIASETYKTGHGLRGKLKWLPDEEILKALDTAFYKTFKTVEPTGKRFLLAVDVSASMNQRVLGSVLNASTVAAAMCMVVTRTEKDSYVVAFSDEMVPCPVTTDMTLQQVLMAMNQIPAGGTDCSLPMIWAQMTNTAADVFIVFTDNETFAGSVHPAVALREYRKKMDIPAKLIVCGMTSNGFTIADPDDRGLLTLTRNMVETPEKRL